The following are encoded together in the Prosthecobacter sp. SYSU 5D2 genome:
- a CDS encoding PSD1 and planctomycete cytochrome C domain-containing protein codes for MPAPFMAGDVLYVMVLSMSVRLTTALAALLPLLSHSEEAVRFSRDVLPILSDNCLSCHGQDEEHRKADLRLDTHEGALSVIKPGSPEASDFLARILTEDPDELMPPPKSHKPRLTAEQTDILRRWIAQGAVWGRHWAFEKPVKTEVKGHPVDHFVTARLSKAGLQMAPQAPAHTLLRRLSFDLTGLPPTPEEVTAFDPSLYETNVDRLLASPHFGERMAMWWLDAARYADTDGFQADANRTNWPWRDYVIKSFNDNKPYDRFTLEQFAGDLLPDATAEQKVATCFHRNHMTNGEGGRDKEESRVDYVIDRVNTTGTVWMGLTLGCTQCHTHKFDPITHADYYSLTAFFNSIEEDGSAGTKAKPYLSYQSPMAQRAVTEAEALVAQRTPVEAKARAAAEKPFSKWLAARHAEVKDGFQAWQRIHGKLESEEGTVLTQEKDGIIQASGPNPRQDDYRLISPINLPRITGLKLEVFPHSSHTQGGLSRGATGEFILTDIKVQVRKKGSSQIRDIPVTGAVADTFMKADKGARVYGDIKGTLDDDPRNGWTTKGAAQTEPHLGVYALATPLVLEADEELIFQMLHRSTDGDMNIGRFRVSVTDQPGPAVNGLEPAPLEQLAQAKVADPGQVEPVLRDRLFAQFLEDHAPYQTAKASLDRATAQLKEVKAAAGKLNVMVLSERKEPRETHVLVRGVWDKHGEKVSHGVPAAIAPWPQGEPRNRLGLAKWITSQENPLTARVFVNHLWQMCFGAGLVRTPDDFGLQGERPTHPELLDWLAVDFMEHGWDVKRLLKQIVTSKAYQQDSATNEELISRDPQNRLLARGPRFRLASWMLRDAALTASGLLNPALGGPPVRPYQPDGVWEENFMGRFTYEPSEGAAQYRRTLYAFWRRSIAPTFLFDSAQRRICEVGVSRTNTPLQALTLLNDTSMMEAAATLAQPMIRHDQSQEERLQGLYLRVLSRKATDKELAVLARALDRALAYYREKPEDAAKYLSAIPGVKAKREVMPALAAHTLVASLVLNLDEAITHE; via the coding sequence ATGCCTGCACCCTTCATGGCGGGTGACGTACTCTATGTCATGGTATTGTCCATGTCCGTTCGCCTGACCACCGCCCTCGCTGCACTGCTGCCGCTCCTATCCCACAGTGAGGAAGCGGTGCGTTTCAGCCGAGATGTGCTGCCAATTCTCTCGGACAATTGCCTGAGCTGTCATGGCCAGGATGAAGAACATCGCAAGGCGGACCTGCGGCTGGATACCCATGAGGGCGCGCTGAGCGTCATCAAACCGGGCAGCCCGGAGGCCAGTGACTTCCTGGCACGCATCCTCACGGAAGACCCGGATGAACTGATGCCGCCGCCAAAATCCCACAAGCCACGTCTGACAGCTGAGCAGACGGACATCCTGCGGCGCTGGATCGCCCAAGGGGCCGTGTGGGGCCGGCATTGGGCTTTTGAAAAGCCGGTCAAAACGGAGGTGAAGGGGCATCCGGTGGATCACTTCGTGACAGCACGATTGTCCAAAGCGGGCCTGCAAATGGCTCCCCAGGCCCCGGCGCATACGCTACTCCGGCGGCTGTCGTTTGACCTGACCGGGCTGCCGCCGACGCCTGAGGAGGTGACGGCTTTTGACCCTTCACTCTATGAGACGAATGTGGACCGGCTGCTGGCGTCTCCTCACTTTGGTGAGCGCATGGCCATGTGGTGGCTGGATGCGGCGCGGTATGCGGATACGGACGGTTTCCAGGCGGACGCCAACCGCACCAACTGGCCCTGGCGTGACTACGTGATCAAGTCCTTTAATGACAACAAGCCCTACGACCGGTTCACGCTGGAACAGTTCGCCGGGGACCTGCTTCCCGATGCGACTGCCGAACAAAAAGTAGCGACGTGTTTTCACCGCAACCACATGACCAATGGTGAAGGCGGCCGGGACAAGGAGGAGTCGCGCGTGGACTATGTGATTGACCGGGTGAACACCACGGGAACGGTCTGGATGGGGCTGACGCTCGGCTGCACGCAGTGTCACACGCACAAGTTTGATCCCATCACCCATGCGGATTATTACAGCCTGACGGCCTTCTTTAACAGCATTGAGGAAGACGGCTCCGCAGGCACCAAGGCGAAACCTTACCTGAGCTATCAGTCCCCCATGGCTCAGCGTGCCGTCACGGAAGCTGAGGCGCTTGTGGCCCAAAGAACTCCGGTGGAGGCCAAGGCACGCGCGGCCGCAGAGAAACCTTTTTCGAAGTGGCTGGCTGCGCGACATGCGGAAGTGAAGGATGGCTTTCAGGCCTGGCAGCGCATCCATGGAAAGCTGGAATCTGAAGAAGGCACCGTGCTCACGCAGGAGAAGGATGGCATCATCCAGGCCAGCGGGCCGAATCCGAGGCAGGATGATTACCGGCTCATCTCACCTATCAACCTGCCGCGCATCACGGGGTTGAAGCTGGAGGTGTTTCCGCATTCATCGCACACCCAGGGCGGGCTTTCGCGAGGTGCCACGGGTGAGTTTATCCTGACGGACATCAAGGTGCAGGTGCGCAAAAAGGGCAGCTCGCAGATTCGCGATATCCCGGTCACCGGCGCGGTGGCGGATACATTCATGAAAGCGGACAAAGGGGCGCGTGTGTATGGCGACATCAAGGGCACGCTGGATGATGATCCGCGCAATGGCTGGACGACAAAAGGCGCAGCGCAGACGGAGCCGCACTTAGGCGTTTATGCCCTGGCTACGCCACTGGTGCTGGAGGCGGATGAGGAGCTGATTTTCCAGATGCTGCACCGGTCCACGGATGGGGACATGAACATCGGCCGCTTTCGAGTCTCGGTGACGGATCAACCGGGGCCTGCGGTGAACGGATTGGAACCCGCACCGCTGGAGCAACTTGCGCAGGCTAAGGTAGCGGACCCTGGCCAGGTGGAGCCGGTTTTGCGTGATCGTTTGTTCGCGCAGTTTCTGGAAGATCATGCACCTTATCAGACGGCCAAGGCATCGCTGGATCGGGCGACGGCACAGCTTAAGGAGGTCAAGGCGGCGGCGGGCAAACTGAATGTGATGGTCCTGTCTGAGCGCAAGGAGCCGCGCGAGACGCATGTCCTGGTGCGCGGGGTGTGGGACAAACATGGCGAGAAAGTCAGCCATGGCGTACCTGCGGCCATCGCGCCCTGGCCGCAAGGTGAACCCCGCAACCGCCTGGGCCTGGCCAAGTGGATCACGTCCCAGGAGAATCCGCTGACGGCGCGGGTGTTTGTGAATCATCTATGGCAGATGTGTTTTGGCGCGGGCCTGGTGCGGACACCGGATGATTTTGGTCTGCAAGGTGAGCGGCCTACGCATCCTGAACTGCTGGACTGGCTGGCGGTGGATTTCATGGAGCATGGCTGGGATGTGAAGCGGCTTTTGAAGCAGATCGTGACCAGCAAGGCCTACCAGCAGGATTCGGCCACGAATGAGGAGCTCATCTCGCGCGATCCTCAGAACCGGCTGCTGGCGCGGGGTCCACGCTTTCGTCTGGCAAGCTGGATGCTGCGCGATGCGGCTCTGACGGCCTCCGGGCTGTTGAATCCGGCGCTGGGCGGACCTCCAGTGAGGCCGTATCAGCCGGACGGTGTGTGGGAAGAAAACTTCATGGGCCGCTTCACTTATGAACCAAGTGAAGGCGCGGCCCAGTACCGGCGCACGCTGTATGCCTTCTGGCGGCGCAGCATCGCCCCAACTTTCCTTTTCGACAGTGCTCAAAGACGCATTTGTGAAGTGGGCGTGAGCCGCACCAACACGCCTTTGCAAGCCCTGACGTTGCTCAATGACAC